The stretch of DNA GATGCCAGCCAGGCGGCGAAATCGGCAAAATGAGTGCTCGCTCGACAAGTAAAATCACAGGGGAAATTATAAATCTGAGTATCCACGATTGCCGTGATCCCGATTAAGGACGGCCGGCCGAAAAGATTTTTGATATGCTCGGTTGGTTTGCAGCTATAGATTACCTGCGGATCAAAAGCTTGGATTTGCGCGACGTCGACCTCGACCACATCTCCCGTTTTGCCCCAGACCGGCGCAATTCCGCCCGCAACCCGGATCAGCTCATTCTGAAACGAGTCATCTCCCGGCAGGAGAAATCTATCCTGACTCATCATCACCATAACCCGACGCCGTTCGGCCACGGGAATAAGGTCGACCTTTTTTTTCAGCAAAGCTATCTTTTCCCGCATGCCGGCAAGCAACTCTGCCGCCTGCGCGGATCGACCAACCAGGCGACCGACGAGCTCGATATTGGCGAAAATCTCCGCCTGGGTTCGGCTGGCCATGGCAAGCACCCGGCAACCGTTATGTTCAAGAACGCCGCGCAGGTGATTATGGGATGGTGTGATAAAGATCAAATCCGGAGACAAACTCTGAATTCGTTCCAGGGACGGCTGTTGAAAACCACCAATAAGAGAACAATGTTCAAGCCCGGCCAGTGAACTGCTGTGATAAGTAATCCCAACCAGTCTATCCCCGGCCCCCAGCGCCGCGACGATCTCGCTGACCTCGGGCGCCAGGGAAACTATCCGCAGGGGCCTGCAAGTCAGCCTGACTTTTTGCCCGGCGCTGTCGATCAGGCTCAACGGATATTCACAACCCGCCAGCAGCAGCGCCAGCCCCAGCAACACCAGTCCCATGACTCCAAAAAACCTTTTCATGCCCACCCTTTTCTCAAGAAACATCGGAACCCACCTCATCAACTGCTTGCAGAAAAGGCCGGCCCCAAAAAGGATCCGGCCTTTTTTACCCGTACAACCGAAATAATGCCGCGTTAAGATCAGTAATTTTCACCCAGCAGTTCGAAATGGGCCTGCGGATGGGCGCAGGCCGGACATTCTTTCGGTGCTTCCTGGCCCTGGTGCAGATAGCCGCAGTTGCGACAACGCCAGGTCACCACCGCCGCCTTTTTAAAAACCCGACCGGTTTCAATATTGGCGGCCAGATCAAGATAACGTTTTTCATGCTGTTTTTCAGCCACGGCGATCGCCAGCATGATCTCGGCAATCGCGGCAAAACCCTCCTCGCGGGCAATCCGGGCAAATTCCGGATACATCGCGCTATGCTCATGATTTTCTCCGGCGGCCGCCTCTTTCAGATTATCCAGCGTCGAGCCAATCACGCCGGCGGGAAAAGCGGCGCTGATTTCAACCTCTCCCCCTTCAAGCAATTTGAAAAGACGCTTGGCGTGCTCCTTTTCCTGGTCTGCGGTTTCAGCAAAGATCTCGGCAATCTGGACATAACCCTCTTTTTTAGCCTGGGC from Pseudomonadota bacterium encodes:
- a CDS encoding rubrerythrin family protein → MASLKGTRTEKNILTAFAGESQARNRYNYFAAQAKKEGYVQIAEIFAETADQEKEHAKRLFKLLEGGEVEISAAFPAGVIGSTLDNLKEAAAGENHEHSAMYPEFARIAREEGFAAIAEIMLAIAVAEKQHEKRYLDLAANIETGRVFKKAAVVTWRCRNCGYLHQGQEAPKECPACAHPQAHFELLGENY